CCACGCAGCGCCTGATCGCGAAACCTTAAGCGCCAGAGACGGAACAGACCCACTCGAGATCAGCCCTGCGGGCTTCACGGAACATCCAACCGCAAGGCACCAGCCGCAACGTTAGCCAAGCGGACCGGAGCAACGTGCCTGCTCAAGGACAAAACCGGCTTCGCCGGGTTGTTCAGGGAAGGGTGGTCAACGGTCCCGATCCCTCTCCCGATCGCGGACCCGTTCTATCGCCCGATCCAGGTTGCGTTCACGCACCGCCCGATCCAGCGACGACCCTCGCCGCACTCCGAGGTCCCTCTGCCGCTCCAGAAAAGCCTCCCGGACCCCTGGAACGGCGCGCAGGTGTTCTGCTATCCCACGCATCTCCTGAAGCGTCTGAGCCCGTTCTGGGGCGTTCTGACGGCTCTGAAGCCGGTCCAGACGCTGCTCCAGGGTGTTCCAGTCCCGGACCAGGTTCGCGATGTCCGTGTCACGACGTTCCATGGCTGACGCTGGAGCAGGATGCGGGTCACGCCCCGCCGTGGATGACCGGATACCTGCGGGCAGCGCCGATTCCACCGACCTGTCTACGGGGCGTTGCGCGGCTCCGCCCACCGGATGTTCGGACCGTTCCGGTTCAGGCCGAGCCCGATCCGTCGCCGGCGGCTCACGCAGCACGATCTGACTGTCGAGTTCCCGCCCCCGGCGCTCGGCAAAGGACTGCGTCGCCTGGGTGTAGTCGAGCGTCGTCTCCTTCGCCCCGCTGCGCGAGAGCTGTTGCGCCAACTGCCGCTGGTCCCGGAAGACCTCCCGACTGCCGTACAGCTGCGCCGATTCGGTATGGCGAGTCATCGCGACATACGACAGGTGCCGATCCATCGACGGGGATGCCAGCACGTAGCTGCGATCCACCGTAGCCCCCTGGCTCTTGTGGATCGTGGTCGCATACCCGTGATCCAGCGCCCGGTACTGTTCCGTCGGTACCGCCACTTCACGACCCCGCCCAGGCCCCGCCGCATTGTCGAGCCGCACCGACAGCTGTCCCGGCTCCGCCTTCGACACGGTTCCCATAGTCCCGTTCTTCACCCCAAGGTCCCGGTTGTTCTCCCGGAACAGGACCCGATCCCCGAGCGCAAACGACCGCTCACCCTCAGTCGTCCGGTAACGCTGCTCGCCGCGCAGTTCACCCGACGCCTTGCGTTCATCACGGATCGCCTCATTGAGCGTCCGGACATCGTCGCGCCGATGCGCGAGCGCCACCCGCGACCCGTCCGGACGCGCCCGAAGATCCGCCACGTATTCCTTCACGATCGCCGCCCGCGCTGCAGCCTGGTCCGCCGCCAGGTGCACCGCACCCCGCTCGGCATAGGCCCGCAGCGCCTCGGCTGTCCGATGCTGACCGAAGGCGACCGAGGCCTCCCGCTGCCAGGCCTCCTGTTGCCGGCGCACCGTGTCCATCTGCGCAAACCCGGTCCGCTCGGCTACCGCCCGGAATGCCGCCCCGGCCTCGATCGGCTGCAACTGGCCGGGATCCCCGACCAGGACCGCCTTCGCCCCACCGTCCTCGATCCGCGACAGCACCCGCTCGAGCTGCCGCGACGACACCATCCCGCTCTCGTCGATGACATAGACCTGGTTGGCCGTCGGCATCTCCCGGCCAGCCGCCCAACTGCGCTCCCAGGAGGCCAGCGTCCGCGACTCGATCCCAGAAGACCCCTGCAGCCCCTCGGCCGCTTTGCCGGCCAGCGCTGCCCCACGGACGTCATAACCCTCCCGCTGCCAGGCTTCCCGCGCCGCCCCCAGCATCGAGCTCTTCCCGGACCCGGCGTAGCCGACCACCACCGACAGTTGCTGCGGACCGGTCACATGCTCGAACGCATTGCGCTGCCCGGCGTCGAGCTGCGGCGAACCGGCCAGCGCCGCAGATCGGCTCGCCTCCGAAACCGCATGGGCTTCCCGGACCGCCATTCGCGCGGCCACGGTATCCATCCGCGCCTCCACCGCGACCATGTCGCGCGTCGAGTACAGCGCCGGCGCCGCCACCCGGCCGTCCGCATCGCGCGTCTCGGCCGTCAGCCGCACCAACTCGGGCGAGGCCATGACCTGGCCGTAGACCGTCTGGAACTGCCCCGCCCCTTCGGTGTAGCGGTTCACCACCCGCGCCACGTCCCGATGGTCGAAGACGCTCTTCTCCGCCGTGATCAGCGCCAGGACTTGCTCGGGCGATCCCCGGATCAACGCCACATTGCGCTGTGCCTGGTCGACAGTCAGTGCCGCCCGGGAGACCTCCATCCCCTTGCGCGACATCTGCGTGGCATGGACACCCATGTGCGCCGTCGGCGTCAACTCGATCCCCCGGGTCGCATGCGACCGATGATCGATCCGCAGGTCATGCTCGGCACGCGCCAGATGCCGGTTGGCCATATCAGCCCAGGCCTCGCGCAGCTCGCGCACCTGCTGATGCGTGGTCGGCAGGCCGAGCCGGGTCAGTTCCCGATTCTCCCGCTCGAGCATCGCCTTCCCCCCGAGCCCGCCGGCGGTCAGCGTCCGGGTCGTCATCAGCAGATGCGCATGATGGTTTCGCGCATCCGTCTTGCCGTGCGGCGAATGGATGGCCAGATCCACCGCGACCCGGTAACGGTCGGCCAGGTGCTGCGCCAGTTCCGTGGCCAGCGCCTGCCGCTGCTTCGCATCGAGCTCGTGCGGCAGCGACACCTCGACCTCGCGCGCCACGCGCGCATCCTTGCGCCGCTCGGCCGCTTCCGCGGCATTCCACAGCACCGACCGGTCCTGAGCCCAAGGCGCTGAAACCTGCGATGGCAGCACGACCTCCCGGTGCTCGATCCCCTTCCGCGGCCGGTAGTCATGCACCAGTCCATCGCGCTCATTGGTGAGCACGGTACCCGATCGATAGGCTGCGGCGGCGACCGCGCTGCGGCCAGAACTCCGGGAAACCGCAGCCGTCGAGCAGTGGTAGATGGCCATATCCTGAGAATACGACAACTGCCCGAGTTGCGCAGCAACTCGTAAGTGCGCATTTAGCTTTTCTGCCGCCCCGGCCAGTCGCAGGTTCTCACAGCCCGTCAACCGCCGCCCACCTCACAGCGTTCGCCCAGTTACCTGCGTCAACCGTCGGAGGCTGGTCGATGGCACGTCGTTCCCTCCCTGAGCGTCTGGCGCAGCTGGAAGCGCAGACCTCCACCCTGAAGGCCCGCCTGGCCAAGCAGATCCAGGCCGAGGACACTCGGCGCCGGATCCTGCTCGGCGGCCTCGTGCAACAGGCGATCGCCGACAACTCGCCGATCGCGCCAGTGCTGCGCGCCTGGTTACAGGACGCACTGCCTCCCGCCCTCACACGTCGCGCCGATCGCGAGCTGTTCGAGGACCTGCTGCCCGGCACAGCAGAGACGACCGCAACCGTCGAAAGCGCCCCGCCCGAGGCGCGGTCGTGATGCGCGACACCCTGGAGGCCTTCCGCAATCTCGCGGCCTACGTCCGCGCGAATCCGGTCACCGCAGCGCGCACCACCCTGCTCGAGGGACCGCAGACCCTGGTCCGGACCTTCAAGGCCGCAGTGGTCATCGGCATCGTTCTGTTCGTGATCGGCCTGATCGTGCGCATGTGGTTGGTCGTGCACCTGGACGTCCCGGAAGCAAGCCTCCTGTACCAGACGGTCGATAACCTGCCCTTCTTGCTGCCGCTCGCCCTGGTCGCGCACATCGCCCTCGAGGCACTGCGCCGGCACTTCGGCCCTCATCAGGCCGACACCCACGGCTCCGCCCGTTTCGCGACGCCCGCCGAGATCCAGCCGTTGCGCACGACCCAGCGCGGCTTGCTGATCGGCACCGACACCCGTACCGG
This genomic interval from Rhodocyclaceae bacterium contains the following:
- the traA gene encoding Ti-type conjugative transfer relaxase TraA, with product MAIYHCSTAAVSRSSGRSAVAAAAYRSGTVLTNERDGLVHDYRPRKGIEHREVVLPSQVSAPWAQDRSVLWNAAEAAERRKDARVAREVEVSLPHELDAKQRQALATELAQHLADRYRVAVDLAIHSPHGKTDARNHHAHLLMTTRTLTAGGLGGKAMLERENRELTRLGLPTTHQQVRELREAWADMANRHLARAEHDLRIDHRSHATRGIELTPTAHMGVHATQMSRKGMEVSRAALTVDQAQRNVALIRGSPEQVLALITAEKSVFDHRDVARVVNRYTEGAGQFQTVYGQVMASPELVRLTAETRDADGRVAAPALYSTRDMVAVEARMDTVAARMAVREAHAVSEASRSAALAGSPQLDAGQRNAFEHVTGPQQLSVVVGYAGSGKSSMLGAAREAWQREGYDVRGAALAGKAAEGLQGSSGIESRTLASWERSWAAGREMPTANQVYVIDESGMVSSRQLERVLSRIEDGGAKAVLVGDPGQLQPIEAGAAFRAVAERTGFAQMDTVRRQQEAWQREASVAFGQHRTAEALRAYAERGAVHLAADQAAARAAIVKEYVADLRARPDGSRVALAHRRDDVRTLNEAIRDERKASGELRGEQRYRTTEGERSFALGDRVLFRENNRDLGVKNGTMGTVSKAEPGQLSVRLDNAAGPGRGREVAVPTEQYRALDHGYATTIHKSQGATVDRSYVLASPSMDRHLSYVAMTRHTESAQLYGSREVFRDQRQLAQQLSRSGAKETTLDYTQATQSFAERRGRELDSQIVLREPPATDRARPEPERSEHPVGGAAQRPVDRSVESALPAGIRSSTAGRDPHPAPASAMERRDTDIANLVRDWNTLEQRLDRLQSRQNAPERAQTLQEMRGIAEHLRAVPGVREAFLERQRDLGVRRGSSLDRAVRERNLDRAIERVRDRERDRDR
- a CDS encoding mobilization protein gives rise to the protein MARRSLPERLAQLEAQTSTLKARLAKQIQAEDTRRRILLGGLVQQAIADNSPIAPVLRAWLQDALPPALTRRADRELFEDLLPGTAETTATVESAPPEARS